The following proteins are co-located in the Sporosarcina pasteurii genome:
- a CDS encoding methionine biosynthesis PLP-dependent protein, translating to MKNNQLATQLVQLGNRSDAKTGAVSAPIYLSTAFEHTGIGESTGYDYSRTKNPTRALLEEGIANLESGDAGFACSSGMAAIQLVLSIFRSGDELIVPEDIYGGTYRLLDDYADFYSIQTTYTDFASVAQVEACITPKTKALFIETPTNPLMETIDIQAYAALAEKYELLLIVDNTFLTPYFQRPIELGAHIVLHSATKYIGGHNDVLAGLVVAKGDALCQQLGENHNTIGAVLSPTDAWLTIRGLKTLHLRMKQHDENAKEIVAYLKTEPLVKDVLYAGQGGMVSFRLQKSEWVNPFLQNLNLITFAESLGGVESFITYPATQTHMSMPEEDRLRRGVCNKLLRFSVGVEDCDDLIADLKQVFAKLKRKAYQQTVVN from the coding sequence TTGAAAAACAATCAGTTAGCCACTCAACTTGTCCAATTAGGAAATCGCAGTGATGCTAAAACAGGTGCGGTGAGTGCCCCAATTTATTTATCGACAGCTTTTGAACATACGGGCATTGGAGAATCCACGGGTTATGATTATTCTCGAACGAAAAACCCTACGCGTGCCCTTTTGGAAGAAGGTATCGCCAATTTAGAAAGTGGTGATGCAGGGTTTGCCTGTAGCTCCGGTATGGCCGCCATTCAGCTCGTCCTTTCAATATTTCGTTCGGGCGATGAACTCATTGTACCTGAAGATATTTACGGCGGCACATACCGTTTACTCGATGATTACGCGGATTTTTATTCAATTCAAACGACCTATACTGATTTTGCTAGCGTTGCCCAGGTAGAAGCATGTATTACACCAAAAACAAAAGCGCTATTTATTGAAACGCCAACAAATCCACTCATGGAAACGATTGATATTCAAGCATACGCGGCACTTGCTGAAAAGTATGAGTTACTCCTTATCGTAGACAATACGTTTCTAACGCCATATTTCCAAAGACCAATTGAGCTTGGTGCTCATATTGTTTTACACAGTGCTACTAAATATATTGGCGGCCATAATGATGTACTCGCAGGACTCGTTGTTGCGAAAGGGGATGCACTTTGCCAGCAATTAGGCGAGAATCATAATACGATTGGCGCAGTTCTTTCTCCAACCGATGCCTGGCTAACGATTCGCGGACTAAAAACGCTCCACTTGAGAATGAAACAACATGATGAAAATGCGAAAGAAATTGTGGCTTATTTAAAAACAGAGCCACTCGTGAAAGATGTGTTATATGCGGGGCAAGGCGGGATGGTATCTTTTCGTCTTCAAAAAAGCGAGTGGGTCAATCCGTTTCTGCAAAATCTCAACCTCATTACTTTCGCTGAAAGTCTTGGTGGCGTTGAAAGTTTTATCACGTATCCTGCCACACAAACCCATATGAGCATGCCGGAAGAAGACCGATTACGTCGCGGGGTTTGTAATAAACTACTGCGCTTTTCTGTCGGTGTAGAAGATTGCGATGATCTAATCGCGGATTTGAAACAAGTCTTTGCGAAATTAAAGCGCAAGGCCTATCAACAAACGGTCGTTAATTAG
- a CDS encoding flavin reductase family protein → MDNKIESFKSVMGNYPTGVTVVTAFNEQNEPMGLTVNSFASVSLDPLLILWSIDKNAGSYEDFLKVERFSVNILASDQGDICQLFASRVADRFAQCEWEKSELSLPVLKDSLATLQCKVHQKVEAGDHTIMIGEVVDIQNNEKDPLLYHKRTFGQIPKTFYPQS, encoded by the coding sequence ATGGACAACAAGATAGAAAGTTTCAAATCCGTTATGGGAAATTATCCAACGGGTGTCACTGTCGTAACAGCATTCAACGAACAAAATGAGCCGATGGGATTAACGGTGAACTCTTTTGCTTCTGTATCGCTAGACCCTTTGCTTATTTTATGGTCGATTGATAAAAATGCAGGATCCTATGAAGACTTTTTAAAAGTTGAGCGTTTCTCAGTGAATATTTTAGCTTCTGATCAAGGAGACATCTGTCAGTTATTTGCAAGTCGTGTTGCAGATCGTTTTGCACAATGTGAGTGGGAAAAGTCCGAACTAAGCTTACCAGTTCTGAAAGATTCATTAGCTACTTTACAATGTAAAGTTCATCAGAAAGTTGAAGCTGGCGACCATACAATTATGATTGGTGAAGTAGTAGATATCCAAAATAACGAGAAAGATCCTCTTCTCTATCATAAACGTACTTTTGGCCAAATTCCTAAAACGTTTTATCCACAATCTTAA
- a CDS encoding sporulation histidine kinase inhibitor Sda, with protein sequence MRSLTDEELIKAYYQAKKLGLDPNFIQQLESALKRRRIFMYKGRPK encoded by the coding sequence ATGAGAAGTCTAACAGATGAAGAACTTATCAAGGCATATTATCAAGCTAAGAAATTAGGGCTTGATCCTAACTTTATTCAACAACTAGAATCAGCACTTAAACGACGCCGGATCTTTATGTATAAAGGCAGACCAAAATAA
- a CDS encoding NADPH-dependent FMN reductase, translating into MTIKIKAIIGSTSSSSFNLKLVEYMGQRYADKLEITPVYLNNLEMYGVDNENNPSDDVVDFKAEIKDSDAVLFAVPEYNFSIPAPLKNAIDWLSRGGDYLLQNKPAFIVGSSMGVLGSVRAQLHLREILSNPALAPKILPGNEVYIGSIHEKINEAGELTDEATIAYLDKVVESFVAFYNETKTIVNA; encoded by the coding sequence ATGACAATTAAAATAAAAGCAATTATCGGGAGTACTAGTTCAAGTTCATTTAACTTAAAGTTGGTTGAATATATGGGACAACGTTATGCGGATAAATTAGAAATTACACCTGTTTACTTGAATAATTTGGAAATGTACGGAGTCGACAATGAAAACAATCCATCAGACGACGTAGTAGATTTTAAAGCGGAAATTAAAGATTCCGACGCAGTTCTATTTGCAGTTCCTGAATACAATTTCTCTATTCCAGCACCATTGAAAAATGCAATTGATTGGTTATCACGCGGCGGTGACTACTTGCTGCAAAATAAACCTGCATTCATCGTAGGCTCGTCAATGGGTGTTTTAGGCAGTGTACGTGCCCAATTACACTTGCGTGAAATCTTGTCGAACCCGGCATTAGCCCCGAAAATTTTACCAGGAAATGAAGTATACATTGGTTCAATTCATGAAAAAATCAACGAAGCCGGAGAATTAACAGACGAAGCAACAATCGCTTACCTGGACAAAGTCGTCGAAAGCTTTGTGGCGTTTTATAACGAAACAAAAACAATAGTAAACGCATAA
- a CDS encoding cation diffusion facilitator family transporter, whose amino-acid sequence MMQEFHDRAPILAGWISLISNIVLTIVKIVVGTLFNSPVLLADGYHNAGDVVASGAALTSMRISQRPADEDHPYGHGKAEVISSAIVAIILGLAAIYIAYESISAFFAEPEKASIIAFITAIVSLVAKQVLYVYTIRIGKRVNSKGLIATAYDHLADVYASLAAVAGIGLALVGDHYGIKILSYGDPIAGIIVTILVFKLAYGMGKEALDTLMEKSVEQERLDSFTELILSVPEVKRIDRLRAREHGHYVLVDLRIGVDGTLTIQEGHDIIREIKKTIMEQNEDVDEVLIHLNPWYEKEE is encoded by the coding sequence ATGATGCAAGAATTCCATGATCGGGCACCGATTCTCGCGGGTTGGATCAGTTTAATTAGCAATATTGTACTGACGATCGTAAAGATTGTTGTTGGAACGCTATTTAATAGTCCAGTATTGCTTGCGGACGGTTATCATAATGCGGGGGACGTGGTGGCGAGTGGCGCTGCATTGACATCGATGCGGATTTCTCAGCGCCCGGCGGATGAGGACCATCCATATGGGCACGGAAAAGCGGAAGTGATTAGCTCTGCGATTGTGGCGATTATCTTGGGATTGGCTGCAATTTATATTGCCTATGAGTCGATTTCAGCTTTCTTTGCGGAACCGGAAAAGGCGAGTATTATTGCATTTATTACAGCGATTGTGTCACTTGTGGCAAAACAAGTTTTATACGTATATACAATTCGGATTGGTAAAAGGGTCAATAGTAAAGGGTTAATCGCAACGGCTTATGACCATTTGGCGGATGTGTATGCATCACTGGCCGCAGTTGCAGGAATTGGACTCGCACTTGTTGGTGACCATTATGGGATTAAAATCCTATCTTACGGGGATCCAATTGCCGGCATCATTGTCACGATTTTAGTCTTCAAACTTGCTTATGGCATGGGGAAAGAAGCACTTGATACATTAATGGAGAAAAGTGTGGAGCAAGAACGATTGGACAGTTTTACAGAGCTAATACTGTCGGTTCCTGAAGTGAAAAGAATTGACCGACTTCGCGCTAGGGAACACGGCCATTATGTTTTGGTCGATTTGCGGATTGGTGTCGATGGGACGTTAACCATTCAAGAAGGACACGATATTATTCGTGAAATCAAGAAAACCATTATGGAACAAAATGAAGATGTGGACGAGGTACTCATTCATTTAAATCCGTGGTATGAGAAAGAGGAATAA
- a CDS encoding sodium-dependent transporter — protein MNEKTEQWSSKLGFILSSAGAAIGLGAIWKFPYVTGMSGGGAFFLIFVAFTVLIGLPMLISEFIIGRGAGKEAISAYKKLAPESLSVWIGRLGVVGCFLLLSFYSVVGGWVLVYSVMSVFGKVIGGGADYPVLFETVIGTPWITIVGLVAFTLANIFVVSSGIQAGIEKANKYMMPLLFIFFVILVIRALTLDGAWEGVKFFLAPDFSNITGESLLYALGQSFFSLAVGFSCMVTYSSYLKKDVSLPSSAGTVVGLNIFVSLLAGLAIFPVVFAFGYEPAEGPGLLFIVLPSIFSQIPLGELFLALFLLLFLFATLTSSFSLYEIVVAAATESGKRSRKWVTWMSGVVIFIAAIPAALSSSSLSTFTIFNKSIFDGTDYLVSNLLLPFGSFLIALFIVHKMDKKLVKEEFYLNTKGSPSLYRTWRLLMKWVVPFTIAIVFLNMLGFI, from the coding sequence ATGAATGAGAAAACAGAGCAGTGGTCCTCTAAGTTAGGGTTTATTTTATCTTCCGCTGGAGCGGCCATCGGATTGGGGGCCATTTGGAAGTTTCCATATGTCACTGGAATGAGTGGCGGAGGCGCATTCTTCCTTATTTTTGTCGCGTTTACAGTCCTAATTGGTTTGCCGATGCTGATTTCAGAGTTTATTATCGGCAGAGGGGCAGGTAAAGAGGCGATTAGTGCGTATAAAAAGCTTGCCCCGGAAAGTTTGTCGGTTTGGATTGGAAGGCTCGGCGTTGTCGGGTGTTTTTTATTATTATCCTTTTATAGCGTTGTTGGCGGTTGGGTGCTCGTCTACAGTGTGATGTCTGTTTTTGGAAAAGTGATTGGCGGCGGGGCGGATTATCCTGTGTTGTTTGAAACTGTCATTGGAACGCCGTGGATTACTATTGTCGGTTTGGTTGCTTTTACATTGGCGAACATTTTTGTGGTGTCGTCGGGCATTCAAGCGGGAATTGAAAAAGCGAATAAATATATGATGCCCTTATTATTTATCTTCTTTGTCATTCTTGTCATCCGCGCGTTAACGTTGGACGGTGCATGGGAAGGCGTAAAGTTTTTCTTAGCGCCTGACTTTTCAAACATCACGGGTGAATCGTTATTGTATGCATTAGGCCAATCGTTTTTCTCGTTAGCTGTTGGATTTTCTTGTATGGTGACGTATAGCTCTTATTTGAAGAAAGATGTCAGCCTACCATCTTCCGCGGGCACAGTCGTCGGTTTAAATATTTTCGTATCGTTGTTGGCTGGTTTGGCGATTTTCCCTGTCGTCTTCGCATTTGGTTATGAGCCGGCAGAAGGACCAGGTTTATTATTTATTGTGTTACCATCTATTTTTTCTCAAATTCCATTAGGGGAACTATTTTTAGCGCTATTTTTATTATTATTTTTATTCGCGACGTTGACGTCCTCATTTAGTTTATATGAAATTGTCGTGGCTGCTGCAACCGAAAGTGGTAAACGTTCACGTAAATGGGTGACGTGGATGTCAGGCGTTGTCATCTTTATTGCTGCGATTCCAGCGGCTTTGTCATCGAGTAGCCTATCAACATTTACAATTTTTAATAAAAGTATCTTCGATGGGACAGACTACCTCGTAAGTAATCTTCTTCTTCCGTTTGGCAGTTTTCTAATTGCGCTGTTTATTGTTCATAAAATGGATAAGAAGCTAGTGAAGGAAGAGTTTTATTTGAATACGAAAGGCTCGCCTTCGCTGTATAGGACTTGGCGGCTTTTGATGAAGTGGGTTGTTCCTTTTACGATTGCAATTGTGTTTTTGAATATGCTCGGTTTTATTTGA
- a CDS encoding MaoC/PaaZ C-terminal domain-containing protein — protein MMKFQFQVTRGDIERYADVSHDRNPIHLNEASAKAAGFSGEIAHGMLTMAKMVSIVVNECLEPHQFMQSYEFTFLAPVYVDDFVTVQVVPKGKEYRVSGICRGELVVRGIVVG, from the coding sequence ATGATGAAGTTTCAATTTCAAGTAACTAGAGGTGATATTGAACGTTATGCCGACGTGTCACATGATCGAAATCCGATTCATCTTAATGAAGCATCTGCGAAAGCGGCCGGTTTTTCAGGGGAAATCGCACATGGGATGCTAACGATGGCAAAAATGGTGAGCATCGTGGTGAATGAATGTTTAGAGCCACATCAATTTATGCAAAGCTATGAATTTACCTTCTTAGCGCCCGTTTATGTGGATGATTTTGTCACGGTGCAAGTCGTTCCTAAAGGAAAGGAATACCGTGTTAGTGGGATTTGTCGGGGAGAACTTGTTGTGAGGGGAATTGTTGTGGGGTAA
- a CDS encoding MaoC family dehydratase, whose protein sequence is MKTSTESIVFTKEDVLQYCEAIGEENKLYTCGDYAKSHGFQTIPLPSTMPLIMYRLFTIPWEHDGGVMIHRKQECSTFRRMFIDEEYTGDITLTNVVSRKSYTFREETLSIYDKSGELCFQGTSHLVVGDTT, encoded by the coding sequence GTGAAAACATCGACAGAATCAATTGTCTTTACGAAAGAAGATGTGCTGCAGTATTGTGAAGCAATCGGCGAGGAAAATAAGTTATATACATGTGGGGACTATGCGAAATCGCACGGATTCCAAACGATTCCACTTCCATCGACGATGCCGCTGATAATGTATCGATTGTTTACGATTCCTTGGGAACATGACGGCGGCGTCATGATTCATCGGAAACAAGAATGTTCTACTTTTCGGCGGATGTTTATTGACGAAGAATATACGGGCGATATCACACTTACCAATGTTGTATCGAGAAAGTCGTATACGTTTCGTGAAGAAACTTTGTCGATTTACGACAAGTCTGGCGAACTTTGCTTTCAAGGGACTTCGCATCTTGTGGTAGGGGATACAACATGA
- a CDS encoding acetyl-CoA C-acyltransferase, whose translation MKRAVIVRAKRTPIGRKGGMFKDVPPHKMAAPLLQGLSTGIEDWIDEVILGNVVGPGGNIARLSALEAGLPLSISGMTIDRQCSAGLEAIRTASLFIQGGAGDCYVAGGVESASTSPFPKRAQFAPTHIGDPDMGVGAENVAQKYGMTKAVQDDYALESYRRSWSAYDEGFYTEEIIAYDGITHDEVFRKKRDMARIVNRAKPIFDLENGTVTAANSCGIHDGAAAVVVMDEQLANELGMQLILRFQDSEVSGIHPNYPGITPVPAITKLLQRNQLTIDDIDLIEINEAFASKIVACQDELTIPVEKLNVSGGALTTGHPYGASGAILVTRLFYEVQRRKDVRYVLAAIGSAGGVGLAVLFEVIQ comes from the coding sequence ATTAAACGTGCAGTGATTGTGAGAGCGAAACGAACACCCATAGGTAGGAAAGGTGGCATGTTTAAAGATGTACCTCCCCATAAAATGGCCGCGCCGTTGCTACAAGGTTTATCCACTGGCATTGAAGACTGGATTGACGAAGTCATTTTGGGTAATGTGGTTGGACCTGGCGGGAATATCGCTCGTTTATCAGCTTTGGAAGCTGGACTTCCGTTATCGATTTCGGGCATGACAATTGACCGGCAATGTAGCGCGGGGCTTGAAGCGATTCGAACGGCTTCCCTATTTATTCAAGGTGGGGCAGGGGATTGCTATGTTGCGGGTGGCGTTGAAAGTGCGAGTACGTCGCCATTTCCTAAACGTGCCCAATTTGCGCCGACGCATATTGGGGATCCGGATATGGGCGTTGGCGCGGAGAACGTTGCCCAAAAGTATGGGATGACGAAAGCTGTGCAAGATGACTACGCGTTGGAAAGTTACAGGCGAAGTTGGTCGGCATACGATGAAGGCTTCTATACTGAGGAAATCATTGCTTATGATGGCATTACGCATGATGAAGTTTTTCGGAAAAAACGTGATATGGCGCGCATCGTAAACCGTGCGAAGCCGATTTTTGATTTGGAAAATGGAACGGTGACAGCGGCCAACAGTTGTGGCATTCATGACGGGGCGGCGGCCGTCGTTGTGATGGATGAGCAGTTGGCGAATGAACTCGGCATGCAACTGATTCTTCGTTTTCAAGATAGCGAAGTGAGCGGGATTCATCCAAATTATCCAGGCATCACTCCAGTTCCGGCGATTACAAAACTATTGCAACGCAATCAGTTAACGATAGATGATATTGATTTAATTGAAATTAATGAAGCATTTGCCTCCAAAATAGTTGCTTGTCAGGATGAATTAACAATTCCAGTTGAAAAGTTAAATGTATCGGGCGGTGCGTTAACGACAGGTCATCCATACGGTGCATCGGGGGCGATACTCGTAACACGCCTTTTTTATGAAGTGCAGAGAAGGAAAGATGTCCGGTATGTGCTTGCGGCAATTGGCAGTGCGGGCGGCGTCGGACTTGCTGTTTTATTCGAGGTGATTCAGTGA
- a CDS encoding AMP-binding protein, with product MAFITSTYEMHVKNHPEKIAVYTENLAINYRDWAELIQKTANWLTNSVGKEGNVGILLPNGIPFLQLFAGASAAGLIVVPLDVKWKRGELEQRLALAKPSIVITTKALSQRFGLNSHEVLIWEEIAENIQEAETVMQVQSVEETLFYMGFTSGTTGVPKAFVRHHQSWIKSFSSSRNNLELSGTDHVLIPGALVHSHFLYGAICTLYLGGTVYLQPTFSPRNVLDWMQRLPITVIYTVPTMNEAIVAQSIQMKQPFKIISSGAKWNEASKNKIRKRFPNMMMYEFYGASELSFVTYLHDAWNQEKPMSVGKACDGVHLEIRDANGNEVENGVIGKIYVKSPLLFAGYVQPNTDVLQTLQDENGWVTVDDLGYLDDEGFLYLVGREKSMIICGGENVYPEEVEAVLLTHPDVEEAAVIGVENRYWGQVPVAFIQGDVPRSELRKLCRDQLSTFKVPKKWYFVEAFDYTTSGKIARHALEKLLPAEVGQH from the coding sequence ATGGCTTTTATTACGAGTACATATGAAATGCATGTCAAGAATCATCCAGAAAAAATCGCGGTTTATACAGAAAATCTGGCAATAAATTATCGCGATTGGGCAGAACTGATTCAAAAAACTGCGAATTGGTTAACTAACTCAGTAGGTAAAGAAGGGAATGTCGGTATTTTATTACCGAATGGCATTCCTTTTTTACAGTTGTTTGCGGGTGCATCGGCAGCGGGTTTAATTGTGGTTCCGCTCGATGTGAAATGGAAACGCGGCGAACTTGAACAGCGCCTAGCGTTAGCGAAACCGTCGATTGTTATCACTACGAAGGCTTTATCGCAACGTTTTGGGTTGAATTCCCATGAGGTTTTGATTTGGGAAGAGATTGCGGAAAACATTCAAGAGGCAGAAACGGTGATGCAAGTACAGAGTGTTGAAGAAACGCTGTTTTATATGGGCTTTACATCGGGAACGACGGGTGTACCGAAAGCATTTGTCCGTCATCATCAGTCGTGGATCAAAAGTTTCTCGAGTAGCCGAAATAATTTGGAATTGTCAGGAACAGACCATGTGCTCATTCCAGGGGCACTCGTTCATTCTCATTTTTTATACGGTGCAATTTGCACGTTGTATTTGGGCGGGACAGTTTATTTACAACCTACATTTTCGCCGCGCAACGTATTGGATTGGATGCAACGTTTGCCTATTACGGTAATTTATACAGTGCCGACGATGAATGAAGCTATTGTTGCGCAAAGTATTCAAATGAAACAGCCATTTAAAATCATTTCTTCTGGTGCCAAATGGAATGAAGCGTCGAAGAATAAAATTCGTAAGCGGTTTCCGAATATGATGATGTATGAATTTTACGGAGCAAGTGAATTAAGTTTTGTAACCTATTTACATGATGCGTGGAATCAAGAAAAGCCGATGTCTGTTGGAAAGGCTTGTGATGGTGTTCACCTTGAAATCCGAGATGCAAACGGAAATGAAGTTGAAAACGGTGTGATTGGAAAAATCTATGTGAAAAGTCCGTTGCTGTTTGCGGGTTATGTTCAACCGAATACCGACGTTTTACAAACACTTCAAGATGAGAATGGTTGGGTTACGGTTGATGATCTGGGCTACTTGGACGATGAGGGGTTCCTTTATTTGGTCGGCCGTGAAAAGAGTATGATAATTTGCGGCGGAGAAAATGTTTATCCCGAAGAAGTAGAAGCAGTGTTGCTTACACATCCCGATGTAGAAGAAGCCGCGGTCATTGGTGTTGAAAATCGTTACTGGGGACAAGTTCCGGTTGCATTTATTCAAGGAGATGTGCCCAGAAGTGAATTGCGAAAGCTTTGTCGTGATCAATTATCAACCTTCAAAGTGCCAAAGAAGTGGTATTTTGTTGAGGCATTCGACTATACAACGAGTGGAAAAATTGCACGGCATGCATTAGAAAAGCTTTTACCGGCGGAGGTGGGTCAACATTAA
- a CDS encoding biotin transporter BioY — MNVRDLTYVALFAAVMGVLGLMPPIPIGVMPVPITLQTLGVILAGGILGARLGAMSQIVFLLIVATGMPLLSGGRGGIGVFVGPSAGYLLSWPITAFLIGTIQSRFSKIRLGNVLPLNLTVGIFAIYLIGVPVQAFVMDLGVLDVAKASLLFLPGDIIKATIASFLIINLQKYPVFNNRRMLPS, encoded by the coding sequence ATGAATGTTAGGGATTTAACATATGTCGCATTGTTTGCAGCAGTGATGGGGGTTTTAGGTTTAATGCCACCAATTCCAATTGGGGTTATGCCCGTGCCAATTACGTTACAAACGTTAGGCGTTATTTTAGCTGGGGGTATTTTAGGTGCTCGTTTAGGGGCGATGAGTCAAATTGTGTTTTTGCTAATTGTTGCAACGGGCATGCCGTTGTTGTCAGGTGGCCGCGGAGGAATAGGCGTTTTTGTAGGTCCGAGTGCAGGTTACTTACTTTCTTGGCCAATTACGGCATTTTTAATCGGTACGATTCAGTCACGTTTTTCTAAAATACGTCTAGGTAACGTATTGCCATTAAATTTGACGGTCGGTATTTTTGCCATCTATTTAATTGGTGTCCCTGTACAAGCCTTTGTCATGGACCTGGGTGTGTTAGATGTTGCAAAAGCTAGTTTACTATTTTTACCTGGAGACATTATTAAGGCGACGATTGCTTCTTTCTTAATTATTAATTTACAAAAATACCCAGTATTTAATAATCGGAGAATGTTGCCGAGTTAA
- a CDS encoding LLM class oxidoreductase, with product MSTFNNHRGYARTFEEKKLTLGLIFPIEAYESSIPEMDLEQQIQLAKLAEKQQFASLFVRDVPLNDPTFGDAGQMYDPWVYLSHIAAHTNDIALGTASAITSFQHPLNLAKSAASFDRISGERLLLGLATGDRPIEFNVFGADRENRAELFQETFYAAKKAWSTSYPTINTERVSLNGEADILPKPMLKDIPTFVTGRSGQSLEWIAENGDGWIGYPRGIHEQAKIIRDWRAFTDKFKPFTQSLYIDLLDDPDADPTPIHLGFRSGHRFLIEFLKGLEAVGVNHVIIALKFATRPMEDVLQELGEYVIPHFPALQIQSDRTQQ from the coding sequence ATGTCTACATTTAACAATCATCGTGGATATGCAAGAACTTTTGAGGAAAAGAAACTGACATTAGGCTTAATTTTTCCAATCGAAGCTTACGAAAGCAGTATTCCTGAAATGGATTTAGAACAGCAAATTCAATTAGCAAAACTTGCTGAAAAACAGCAATTTGCTTCTTTATTCGTCCGGGATGTGCCGTTAAATGATCCAACTTTTGGAGATGCAGGGCAAATGTATGACCCCTGGGTATATCTGAGCCATATTGCCGCACATACAAATGACATTGCGTTAGGTACCGCAAGTGCAATCACGTCTTTCCAACATCCATTAAACCTTGCTAAATCTGCCGCTTCCTTTGATAGAATTTCAGGGGAGAGACTATTACTCGGCCTTGCAACTGGAGATCGTCCAATCGAATTTAATGTTTTCGGTGCGGACCGTGAAAATAGAGCTGAATTATTCCAAGAAACTTTTTATGCAGCAAAGAAAGCTTGGTCAACATCTTACCCAACAATCAATACAGAACGTGTATCACTAAATGGCGAAGCGGATATTTTACCAAAACCGATGTTAAAAGATATCCCAACATTTGTTACGGGACGTTCTGGGCAATCACTTGAGTGGATTGCGGAAAATGGTGACGGATGGATTGGGTACCCGCGTGGAATCCATGAACAAGCTAAAATCATCCGCGACTGGAGAGCATTCACGGATAAATTCAAACCTTTTACACAATCTCTTTACATAGATTTATTGGATGACCCGGATGCTGATCCGACGCCAATCCACTTAGGCTTCAGAAGCGGCCATCGATTTTTAATTGAATTTTTAAAAGGTCTTGAAGCGGTCGGTGTCAATCATGTCATTATCGCGCTCAAATTTGCAACAAGACCAATGGAAGATGTGCTTCAAGAGTTAGGCGAATACGTCATCCCGCATTTTCCCGCCTTGCAAATTCAAAGCGATCGCACACAACAATAA